The Spirochaetota bacterium genome has a window encoding:
- the clpS gene encoding ATP-dependent Clp protease adapter ClpS encodes MAHTFDNQGDLQVKKDIKVKKPRMYKVILHNDHYTTMDFVVEVLVKIFHKNIMEATELMLQVHRNGFGICGVYTYDIAQTKANQVHSLARQREFPLKCTVEEA; translated from the coding sequence ATGGCACATACATTTGATAATCAAGGTGATCTCCAGGTAAAGAAGGATATAAAAGTTAAAAAGCCCAGGATGTATAAGGTCATACTTCATAATGACCATTATACAACCATGGACTTTGTTGTTGAGGTTTTAGTTAAAATATTCCATAAAAACATTATGGAAGCTACAGAGCTGATGTTACAGGTTCACAGGAATGGTTTTGGTATTTGCGGAGTATATACCTACGACATTGCGCAGACCAAGGCAAACCAGGTTCATTCATTAGCACGGCAACGAGAGTTTCCGCTCAAGTGCACAGTTGAGGAAGCATAA